Sequence from the uncultured Flavobacterium sp. genome:
TGTGCATCTGCTTCAGAAGGTCTTTTATCTAAAATCTGACCTGAACCTCCACAAGTAGGACAAGTTGACGCAGATTGCATTCTTCCTAAAATAGTATTAGTTACACGCATTACCTGCCCTTGACCGTTACAAGTCGAACACGTTTTGTATGTTACACCTTTAGCCTGAACTTTACGTTTTACTTTTACTTTTTTCTCAACACCATTTGCAATTTCTTCCAAAGTCAATTTTACTTTGATACGAAGATTGCTTCCTTTTGCACGACGAGGACCTCCGCCTCCGCCTCCGAAACCACCAAATCCTCCACCAAAAATATCACCAAACTGGCTGAAAATGTCATCCATATTCATACCACCGTGGCCACCACCAAAACCACCTGAACCATCAAATGCCTGGTGTCCGTATTGGTCGTATTTAGCTTTTTTATTCGGATCGCTTAGTACTTCATAAGCTTCTGCCGCTAATTTAAAGTTTTCTTCTGCCTCTTTGTCGCCTGGATTTTTGTCCGGGTGATATTTCAAAGCACTTTTTCTGTAAGCTTTTTTAATTTCAGCAGCGTCAGCATTTTTTGAAATGCCTAGTATTTCGTAAAAATCTTTTTTCATAATTTAGGTTAAATTCCAAATCTTAAAATCCAAAATCCAATTCTTAAAAAATTGATATTCAGAATCTAATTTGCATTTTTAGTTTCCGATAACCACTTTAGGGAAACGAATAATTTTGTCTCCTAATTTGTATCCTTTTTCAATAACATCAACAATTTTCCCTTTTAATTTTTCAGACGGAGCTGGAATTTGAGTAATTGCCTCAGCAAAATCAGCATTAAAAGCATCACCTGCTCTTACTTCAACTTGCTCTAAACCTTTAGAAACCAAAGTGCTTTTTAATTTTTCGTGAATCAACTCAACACCTTTTTTCAAATTTTCGTCCTCTGATTTGTTGATCTCTACAGCAGCTCTGTCAAAATCATCTAAAACAGGCAACATTGCCAATAAAACCTCTTGGTTTGCTGTTTTAAACAAATCCATACGTTCTTTTGAAGTTCTTTTTTTGTAATTTTCAAATTCTGCAAATAATCTCAAAAACTTATCTTTTTCTTTTGCCAAGTCTTGAGCCAATTGCTCTTCAACACTTAATTCTTCAACAATCAATTGCTCTCCGTTGGCATTGTTCTCTAACGTTACTTCATCTAATTCCTGATCGAATTCTGTATTTTCCGTAGTCATATTACTTTTATTTTTAAAAATATTCTTAAACTTCATTTTTTATTCTTTCTGTTGGATTGCAAAAGTACTGCCAAATCTTTTAAAATGTCAAATTGTCACTTTATTAACAATGAGCCATTTAAAAACAAAAATCAGTACTTTAAAATTTAGTATAATTTTAAGACTATTACGTTATAGTTTATACTATATTTGATATCCTATTTAGAATCTAAATTATTACCTATCAAAATTGAATCTAAGGGTTAGCCTCGGCTTTATAAATAATTATTAATTCAAGTTTACCTTATATTAAAAAAAGCTTCGCCTATTTGAGACGAAGCTTTTTTTTATGCTTTTACCTTTAATCTTTGAAGGCCTTTTGTAAATACTTATAACTGTTGTTATTTTATATTTTTTTTGCACGGGCGGAGGGATTCGAACCCCCATCAACGGTTTTGGAGACCGCTATTCTACCCTTGAACTACGCCCGTAACTTAAGGCCGCAAATTAAACGCTTTTTTTTCTTTTCCACCAATTATTTCATGTAAATTTTATAAAGATTTAAGCTTATAAACGCTAATAAACCACTAACACAATCATCATCAAACCTTTGCGAACTTTGCATTTTTTAATCAGATTAAAACTTTGCGAACTTTGCGCAAAATCTTAGCGCCCTTTGCGGTTAACTTCGCCACGAATTCAGGAATTATTCATCAACAATAATCACAAAGCTTTGCGAACTCTGTCTTCTTTAATCAGCTAAAAACTTTGTGAACTTTGCGTAAATCTTTGTGTTCTTTGCGGTTAATTTCACCACGAATTCACGAATTTATTTTTTTTTTAATCTCTAAAATCTGTGGCTAAAAACTTTTCAATTAGACAACTTATACTAATAAAGCAGCTTTCAATCCTTCAAAATCAACAGAAACTTGTTCTCCTGAAACTAGATTTTTAAGCGAATATGAATTTGATGCAATTTCTTGTTCACCAGCAATTACTGCAAATGGAATTAATCTTTTATCTGCATATTGAAATTGTTTTCCAACTTTTACATTATCAGGATAAAGCTCCACTTTTATATTTTCTTTTCTTAATTTCTGAATCGCCTGTGAAGCATACAAAGCTTCAGCGTCTCCATAATTAATAAACAATGCTTTTGATGTTGCTGCAACAGTTTCCGGGAATAATTGTAATTCTTCCAGAACCAAATAAATTCGGTCTAAACCAAACGAAATTCCAACACCACTCATATTCTTCAAACCAAAAATACCAGTCAAGTCATCGTATCTTCCGCCACCGCCAATAGAACCCATTGAAACGGTTTTTGGAGCCGCTACTTCAAAAATAGCTCCCGTATAATAATTCAATCCACGAGCAAGAGTTACATCAAGATCTAATGTCGCAGTTGCCAAACCTAAAGTTGCCACATTGTCACAAATAAATTTCAATTCTTCCACCCCTTTCATTCCTTCTTCTGATTCAGCCAGTAAATCTGAAAGTTGATTTATCTTGTCTGAAAAAGTCCCTGTAAAACTAAAAAGCGGCTGAACTTTAACCAAAGCTTCTTCGGCAATACCTTTTTCGATCATTTCTTTTTTAACTCCGTCTTCGCCTATTTTATCCAGTTTATCAAGAGCAACCGTGAAATCAATCAATTTATCTGAAGCGCCAATTACTTCGGCAATTCCTGATAATATCTTTCTATTATTGATTTTAATTGTAACACCTTCTAATCCTAAAGACGTAAAAACAGTATCATATAATTGAACCAATTCTACTTCCTGCCACAATGATTTTGAACCAACAACATCAGCATCACATTGATAAAATTCTCTGTAACGTCCTCTTTGCGGTCTGTCAGCTCTCCAAACTGGTTGAATTTGGTATCTTTTAAAAGGAAATTCAATTTCATTTTGGTGCTGCACAACGTATCTCGCAAACGGAACTGTCAAATCGTAACGCAATGCTTTTTCAGAAATCTTTCCTGTAAACTTATTCAGCTCAATTCTTTGATCAAGACTAATTGTTTCAGCAGAATTAACTTGTAGTGATTCTATAGATTCAGGTAATTCAATTTTATTTTTATTGAAGAAAAAATTACCCGAGTTCAATATTTTAAAAATCAAACGATCACCTTCTTCACCATATTTCCCCATTAAAGTATCTGAATTTTCAAAAGATGGTGTTTCTATAGGCTGAAAACCAAACTTCTCAAAATTACTTTTTATGGTTTGAATAATATATTGACGTTTTGACACCTCTGCTGGCGAAAAATCTCTTGTTCCTTGTGGTATACTTGGTTTTGAAGCCATTTCTGTTTTATTTTAGATTTCTGATATTAGATTTTAGATTTGGCTTAAAGCCGAAAACTCAAAGCTTCCTGAGATTGTTTGGATTTCATTATCTCAAATCGTCTGCAAATATCTTATTTTTTAAAATAAATAATGCCTGTTCGAAAACAAACTTGTAACAAAAAACGTATTTTCGTGACAAATTGGTCATGATGCTAAAATTATTAAGAGAAAATATCCGAATTGCTTTTGGTTCTATCAAAACACAATTATTACGAACCATACTTACCGTACTAATTATTGCAATTGGGATTACTGCTTTGGTAGGAATCCTTACTGTTGTAACGGCACTTGAAAATACTGTTTCGACCAATTTTGCTTCAATGGGAGCTAATACATTCAACATCAATCAATACGAAAATACGGTTAGAAATCGCGGCGGAAATGAACGTGAAGTCATAAATCCAATTATTTCTTATCCCGAAGCTGTAGCTTTCAAAAACAAATACAAATATCCTTTTACCGAAACTTCTCTTTCGTTTACGGCAACTTCTACGGCAGAAGTTAAATATTTAGACCAAAAAACAGATCCGGAAATTACTATTCTTGGCGTTGACGAACATTATATTGGCAACTCAGGTTTGGAAACTACATCTGGACGTTCTTTTAATCAATTTGATATTGACAACAATACTTATTCCTGCGTTGTGGGTTCTGATTTTGAAAAAGGATTATTGAAAGACGTAAACCCAATTGACAAAGTGATCTCTATTCGTGGCGCTCGTTTTAAAGTAATTGGCGTTTTAAAAGAAAAAGGATCAACTTTTGGTCACAGTCAGGATTTACGTATTTTGATTCCTATACAAGTAGCGCGATCTTTATTTACGGCTCCAAACATTAATTATACAATGAGTGTAATGGTTTCTAAAAAAGAACTATTAGACGAAGCTGTTGATAATGCAACAAGTACAATGCGAAGAGTTCGCAAACTAAGTCCTGTTCGTGATAACAACTTTGGTATTGGCCGAAGCGACGATTTAATCAACAGAATCCTGGGAATTACCAAATATCTTGGTTGGGCTGCCTGGATTATTTCTATAATTACAATCTTAGGATCGTCAATTGCTTTGATGAATATTATGATTGTTTCGGTTACAGAACGTACTCGTGAAATTGGCGTTCGTAAAGCTTTGGGCGCAACCAGAATTACAATTTCTGTTCAGTTTTTTATCGAGACTTTATTAATTGGACAAATTGGAGGCTTAATCGGAATTGTATTTGGAATTTTGGTAGGTTTTGCCTTTGCAGGAATTATGAATTTTGCTTTTGTGATTCCGTGGATGGCAATTTTTGCCGCTTTTGCCACCAGTTTTATGGTTGCTATTTTTTCAGGATTATATCCTGCAATAAAAGCTTCGCAACTTGATCCTATTGAGGCTTTGCGTTACGAATAAATTTTAGTTTTCAGTTTCAACCTTAGCGTCTCCTGCAAGGTTTCCAAAACCTTGTAGGTACATATTATCCGACATACTAAAGAACAAACCTACAAGGTTTTGGAAACCTTGCAGGACATCATACGATCATTATCATAAATATCTTTTCGAAGTTCTATATTTTTAAAATCCATTTTTTCCAGTAAATCAGTCATTTCTTTTCCTAAATACTGATTGATTTCGAAATACAATTTTCCGTTTTCCAAAAAGTTCTTCTTTGCCAATTCAGCTATTTTTCGATAAAAAATCAAAGCGTCGTTATCATCTACAAAAAGTGCCAAATGTGGCTCATAATCCAGAACATTTTTTCTGATTTCTTCTTTTTCTAAATTTCGAACATATGGCGGATTTGAAACAATAACATCAAATTTACATCTCAATTCTTCTAATTCCAGAACATCCTGAAACATAAAAGTAACATCGACTTTATTGTTTATTGCATTTCTTTTGGCTGTTTCTATTGCTTTTTTGGAAACATCAAAACCATAAACTTCAGCATTTGGAAGATTTTTAGCCAATGAAATTGCTATACATCCGCTGCCGGTTCCGATATCAAGGATTTTTATTTTTTTAGATTTATTCTCAACAGCATTTTCATTGATAATCCATTCTACCAATTCTTCTGTTTCCGGACGGGGAATAAGAACATTCTCATTTACTTCGAAATCCAAACCATAAAAACTAGTTTTACCCAGCAAATACTGAATTGGAACTTCTTGTTTTAATTGTGCTAAAAATGAATCCCAAACCACAAAATCATTTTCAGAGAAAGTCAATTCGTGATTTAAAGCCAAGTCAATTTGTCGTAACTGATGTTTGTCTTCTAAAATCAAATAGAAAAAACTTTCGGCTTCGTATGCATCGTAAAAAGGCGCTAATTCTTTTATAAATTGAGTACGGTATTGTTTAATTTTCATCCCCGGTGTTTGAGTATTACTTTTCAGCAAAAGCTAATTTTCTTTTCAATTAAGTATTGTAAAACCTAGTTTATTATATTTTTATTTTACAACACTTTCAACATCCAAACCGGACAAGAACTATGCCCAGTATTGCCTAATGGTGCATCTAAATACTCAAAACCTGATTTTTTATATAATTTTTGAGCAGCGTGCATAAAAGGCATTGTCTCGATATAACATTTTTCGAAACCAAATTTTCTGGCTTCGTCTAGACATGTTTCCATCATTTTACTTCCAATTCCTAAACCTCGTGTTTCGGGCAAAAAATACATCTTTTGCAATTCACTAATTTTCGGATCTCCATTCTCTAAAGCTGCAATTCCTGCGCAACCCACAATTTCTCCTTCATTTTCAACTACAAAATAAGCCGATTTGGGCTTGTTATATTCTTCAAACATTAAATCTAAATACGGATCTTCGTAAGCTGTACCTACTTTTGGAATTTCCATTTCATCAAAAACTGATCGTATTAATTTTGCAACTGCTTGATTGTCTTCTTTTTTTATTAATCTAATAACCCAATTTTTCATATTTCTTTATTCATGCGACATATATACAAAAGTAAAATACTTTTTTGATAGTTCCTTAACTAGTCCAATAACTATATGGACTAAACAAAAATAACTACTTTTGTACCGTGAATATACATGAAAAATATATAAAACGCTGCATAGAATTGGCACAAAATGGCTTTGGAACTACATATCCAAATCCAATGGTTGGAAGTGTAATTGTTTATGAAGGCAAAATTATTGGCGAAGGCTGGCATAAAAAAGCCGGAGAACCTCATGCGGAAGTCAACGCAATTCGATCTGTAAAGGATAAATCGCTATTGAAAAAAGCTACTATTTATGTGAGTTTAGAACCATGCAGCCATTTTGGAAAAACTCCTCCTTGTTGCGATTTAATTATCGAACACAAAATTCCGAATGTAGTTGTGGGAACTGTTGATCCTAATGAAAAAGTGGCAGGAAACGGAATTAAAAAATTAATTGCTTCTGGAGCGAATGTTGTCCTTGGTGTTTTAGAAAAAGAATGCAATGAACTCAACAAACGTTTCTTTACTTTTCATCAGAAAAAAAGACCTTACATTATATTAAAGTGGGCCGAAAGTCAAGATGGCTTTTTATCTCCAGAAAAAGAAGCGAATCAGGATCGAAAACCTATTTGGATCACAAATCAATATTCGAGACAATTGGTTCATAAATGGCGCAGTGAAGAACAGGCAATATTAGTAGGAACAAAAACCGTTATTGATGACAATCCAAAGTTAAATGTTAGGGATTGGGCAGGAAATAATCCTGTGAGAGTTGTTTTGGACCAAAATAACAGGATTTCAAAAGATAGCTTTGTTTTTGATAACAGTGTAAAAACCATCATATTTACAAAATCAGAAATTAACTTTCCCTCAGAAAACACTACCTTTGAGAGAATTGATTTTAACGAAAATATGATACCGTCGATTTTGTCCGTTTTATACCAAAATCAAATTCAGTCTATAATTATAGAAGGCGGTTTACAGACTTTGCAATCTTTTATAGATCAAAATATTTGGGATGAAGCCCGCATTTTTGTTGGAAAAGCAATTTTCGAAAACGGAACAAAAGCACCGATTCTTCAGAAGAAAAATGTAACGAAAACTTACATTCAAAATGACGAATTAATAAATGTTAGAAATCATGATTGATACTATAATTTTTGACTTTGGAGACATTTTTATCAATTTAGATAAACAGGCAACTATTTCGGGATTACAGAAATTAGGAATGACGGAATGGAATTCAGAATTGGATCGTTTGAATCTTTTGTTTGAAACCGGAGATATTTCGCATGATGATTTTTTAGCAGGTTTTCAAAAAGAACTTCCAAATGCATCTATCGAAGAAATTCTTGAAGCGTGGAATGCGGTTTTGGCAGATTTCCCTTTATACCGATTAGAGTTTTTACAAATGCTTACTAAAAAATACCGCCTATTTTTATTAAGCAACACAGATTCGATTCATATTGAAACTTTCGAAAATAAAAGCGGAATCTCATTTTATAGTGATTTCTATCAATGTTTTGAAAAAGTCTATTTTTCTTTTGAAATTGGAATGCGAAAACCAAATGCGGATGTTTTTCAATATGTAATCAATAAACATGAATTATCTCCAAAACGAACTTTATTTGTAGATGATAAAAAAGAAAATACAGATGCTGCAGCTGCTTTAGGACTTCATGTCTGGAATTTGCAAGTTGGTCAGGAAGATGTTGTTGATTTATTTGATAAAAAAATATTGTAGCAGCTTAACCGCAAAGTTCGCAAAGAAATTACGCAAAGTTCGCCACGAACAGCTTTGCGAACTTTTTTAAGCTAATTACGAACACACCAAAAAATACACTTTGCGTGCTTTGCGGTAAAATTAATGCTGTGGCTAAAAAACATTAAACATAATTTAGAAATTTACTTTTGGAATATAACGATACGTACCAAACCATTGCTTTTGAATCTGAAGAAGTTCTTTTTAAAGAAAAAGGAAGCAAGTTCTTTGGCTATGCTTTTCCTATAGAAAGCGAGGATGAAGTAAAACCTATTATCGAAAATCTTAAAAAGCAACATCCGCACGCAGTACATTTTTGTTATGCTTATCAATTAGGCTCAGCTCCAAAAATTTCTTATCGTGCCAATGATGATGGTGAACCAAGCAATACAGCTGGCGCTCCTATTTATGGACAAATACAATCTTTTGGGCTAACTAACGTTCTTGTAGTTGTGGTTCGGATTTTTGGAGGCGTTAAATTAGGTGTTGGCGGTTTGATTGCTGCGTATAAAACAACTGCACAATTGACTCTTGAAATTTGTGAAATTGTCGAAAAAACAATTGATGTTCAGTTTTTAATCTCTTTTGATTATAAAAACATGAACAAAGTAATGCGAGTTATTAAAGAGAAAAAACTGGAAATCACGTTTCAGGAAATGGAAATCGATGAAGATTCCGGACTTCCAATTGGTAAAATATCGACAAAAACGCGCAAAAAAAATGCCGAATCTATATTCGACATTTTTGATTTAATGTTTGAAATCGACATTAAAATTATCTAAATTAACATTAAAACATACCTCGTTTTAACAATTACACAAGTGTTTTAAACAATTCTAAAATGTAATCTGGAGGTGCTGTTGGACGACCTGTTTTTAACGAAATAAATACTAAAATAAACACTGCAGTTGTTAATAACTCATTCGCCTCATTATAGATTGCGCAGTCGAATTCAATCTTAACAGATGATTGACTTTTGAAAGTAGTATGAATCGTTAAGAGCTCATCATAACGCGCCGATTTTTTATAATTTATTTGCATAGAAACAATTGGTAATCCAATTCCGCTTTCTTCCATACTTTTATACGAAATCCCTTTATTTCTAAGCCATTCCACTCGTCCAATCTCAAAATATGGGATATAATTTCCGTGATAAACGACTCCCATTTGGTCAGTTTCTGAGTAACGAACACGTACTTGCGTTTGATGATTTTTCATTATTTATCGATTAAAAAAATTAACTAAAAAAAGTTTACTTACAACTTTTTTTTATAAAATTAGAGGGCAAAATATTTTTTTTTACAGAAATTTGTTCACATATTTGTTATCCCGAAATACGGAATAAAATTGCTCCTTTTTTATTAGGAGAATCTTTATCAATAATAAAAAAATTTATTTGAATCTATGACTAAAACTGCTCAATCGGTATGGGAAAACTGTTTGTCTTTTATAAAGGACAATATTCAAGATCAAGCATACAAAACTTGGTTCGAACCAATCAAATCAGTTGAGCTAACCGACAACGCATTATATATTCAAGTACCAAGTAAATTTTTCTACGAATGGCTAGAAGAACATTACGTAAAATTATTGAAAGTTGCGCTTACCAAAGAACTGGGAAAAAACGCAAAGTTACTCTATAAAATTAAAATGGAGAACACTTATGGTAATAAACAACCGTTTACCGAACAGTTGCCAAGTGCCAACAGAGTGCCAATGAAACCGCAAGAGGTTGATGCTCCGTTTAAAAACTTAAATCCTGAACTTAAAAATCCGTTTGTAATTCCTGGAATTAGAAATCTAAAAATTGAATCGCAGTTAAATGCAAATTATAGTTTTGACAATTTCTTAGAAGGAGATTCAAACCGTTTGGCTCGCTCTGCAGGTATGGCTGTAGCTAATAAACCTGGAGGAACATCATTTAATCCGTTATTGATTTTTGGTGGAGTTGGTTTAGGAAAAACGCACTTAGCACATGCTATAGGTGTTGAAGTAAAAGATAAATATCCTGAAAAAACGGTTTTATATATTTCTGCCGAAATTTTCACACAACAATATATTGATTCGGTAAAAAAGAATAATCGTAATGATTTTATTCACTTTTACCAATTGATCGACGTTTTGATTATTGATGACGTTCAGTTTTTATCTGGAAAATCAGGAACTCAGGACGTATTTTTCCATATTTTCAATTATTTACATCAAAACGGAAAACAGGTAATTTTGACTTCGGACAAAGCTCCTGTTGACATGCAAGATATAGAACAACGTTTATTATCTCGTTTTAAATGGGGATTATCTGCTGAATTACATCAGCCGGATTATGAAACCAGAATTTCGATCTTAAAAAACATTTTATATCGTGATGGTGTTGAAATGCCGGAAGACATTATTGAATATGTTGCCCGTAACATTAAATCAAATGTTAGAGAACTTGAAGGCGCAATTATTTCATTAATCGCACAATCTTCTTTCAATAAAAAAGAAGTTACGATTGAATTAGCTAAAAGCGTTGTAGAGAAATTTGTTAAAAACGTTAAGAGAGAAATCTCTATCGATTATATTCAAAAAATTGTGTCTGATTATTTTCAGTTGGATATTGAAACACTTCAATCTAAAACCAGAAAGAGACATGTTGTTCAAGCGAGACAATTGGCAATGTTTTTTGCAAAGAAATTTACCAAAGCTTCTTTGGCAAACATTGGTTCACAAATTGGAGATCGTGATCACGCAACCGTATTACACGCTTGTAAAACTGTTGACAATCTAGTTTCTACAGACAAACAATTCAAGAAATTTGTCGAAGACATCAACAAAAAATTAACGCTATAAACGCGAATCATGCCAGTAAAAGTTTTAATGGTTTGTTTGGGCAATATTTGCAGATCGCCTTTAGCCGAAGGAATTTTAGCTTCAAAATTACCAAACAACATTTTTGTAGTTGATTCTGCAGGAACCGGATCCTGGCACGTAGGTCATTCACCAGACAAACGTTCTATTGCTGTTGCCACAAAAAACGGCATAAACATTCAAAATCAAAAAGGAAGACAATTTCAAACTTCAGATTTTGAAAATTTTGACTATATATATGTTATGGATAATTCTAATTATCGTGACGTAATTCATCTTGCAAAAACAGAAGAACACAAAAACAAAGTTCATCTTATTCTAAACGAATTGTTTCCAGATGAAAATGTAGATGTACCCGATCCATACTTTGGTGTTGCTAATGGTTTTGACAATGTATATCAAATGCTTGATGAAGTAACGGACATAATCGCAAAAAAACTCATCCAAAAACACTCATAATTAATTCTTTTCATTTTTTCTTTTAAGAGAATTATGAAAAGAAATTTCTATTTTTATAAAATTCGTTTTACAAACTATAAAAAAACGCCACATGAAACTTCTAGGAAAATTATATTTAATTCCAACTACAATGGGCGAAAGTGATCCAATGGACGTTTTACCGCAAACAGTAAAAAGAAGCATTGATTTTATAGATCATTACATTGTTGAAAACGAAAAAACTGCCAGAAAATCCATAAAA
This genomic interval carries:
- a CDS encoding low molecular weight protein-tyrosine-phosphatase, with product MPVKVLMVCLGNICRSPLAEGILASKLPNNIFVVDSAGTGSWHVGHSPDKRSIAVATKNGINIQNQKGRQFQTSDFENFDYIYVMDNSNYRDVIHLAKTEEHKNKVHLILNELFPDENVDVPDPYFGVANGFDNVYQMLDEVTDIIAKKLIQKHS